The segment CCTGCACGCCACATGTGCGGTTCTCGGCGGGGCCTCCACACTTCCGGCGGCACGAGACCTTGGCGCCCAAACCGCGCTCTTGGCCCACCGGCTCTCACTTGCGGCAAACCTGGGCGCCTCACTGGCCGCGGCCACGGCGGCACCGGCATCACCAAGCATTGGCAACCTGACGAAACTCGGGTTCACTGTAGTCGCGCGGACGGCCTGGTGTATGTCAACCGAATAAACCGTTCACTGAGGACGGGTTTCCGAAGTTGAGTAAGGTCCGTGGCGGGCGGGCGGGCGGGCGGGCGGGCGGGGGCATAAACCTGTGACCCCGCATTCG is part of the Saxibacter everestensis genome and harbors:
- a CDS encoding GNAT family N-acetyltransferase: MASSEVGALIRTEHALPAVRAFIASRNGQPLAAAAMSLHATCAVLGGASTLPAARDLGAQTALLAHRLSLAANLGASLAAATAAPASPSIGNLTKLGFTVVARTAWCMSTE